Below is a window of Komagataella phaffii GS115 chromosome 1, complete sequence DNA.
TCTTTCCATGGACTGGAAGATACTCTtgctttttcttcttctataACAACTTGAATTTCCTGAACTCGTTTCATGCCCGCATCAATATCGATTCCCTCGGCAATAGATATAACCTCAGAAGCTTTGTCAAATTGTCCTACACTTATCAGCCAGCGGGGCGATTCGGGAATGAAGACCAAAGCCGCAATAGAAAAGAGTGCTGGAACACACTGAATAATCGAAGGAATTCTCCAGGCCCAAGTGGTTGTTATATTGCGGGTACCATAGGTGACACCAGAAGCAATCAAGGCTCCAACTTGGAAACACGTGAATGCAAGTCCACCTAGAAACCCTCTGTGCTTTGGGAGCGCAAGCTCGGAGATCAGTGTCGGAGCCGCTGCCACCGACAGTTGCGTTCCAAAACCAATAATCACCCTGCCAATACTAAACATCGCAATATTTTTCGCAGcactttgaagaataacaCCCACAAGTCCAACGATGACCGAAATCACGATGGATTTTTTACGACCCAATTTGTCGGAGAGTTGTTGCATTAAGAAGCATGACAGTATACTTCCGACCCATACAGCGGCAGACATCCAACCCAAGAGAGCTGCATCATCTCTTATATGAAAGTAATCCAAATACTGTGGTAATGCATTCAAGTTACCCATCATCAAAGAGTCGTACCCCATTGTCACGGGGCTAAGAACCGTAGTGAGCAGTATGGAAATAAAAAAGGGCACTCTATGGCGAGGGACTAGTTTGGATATGTGTTTGTATTCGTAGTTCATTTGGGGATACACAGCCTTAGAATGTGAGCAGATCTGTGCCCTTATATATACAAGTTCTGAATCACTTTTGCACGTATTCTTAGATGAGATAGATGATATCGTTAAGATTTTTGGAGACAAATTTAGGAGTGAAAAAGCGATAAGAACTTACGCGAATTCAAGCTTATTCATTCTTGATAGGATCGGATCCTATTCAAAATATGAGTGTTTTTTGACgattgaaaagaattttaTGTGGGTAAGCTTAGTCTTGCTTAATGGATATGACCGAAGAGATAACAATAGAGTGATAACAGATCAACTTTGAGCTATCTTTCGAATCTTGAGAGTTTTGAATCTGCTAGAAATAACCTGTGCGAGTCTCGCGCGAGATAATGAGAGAGACTGGAATGCTTAATTTGACAACATAAATATGGGTTAACGCTTTAACTGAAGTTTCGGATCCAGTCAAACTATACAACTATGGTTAGTACCGTTCAGACAGTCAAAATTGATGTTAACGCTCATGATGCCTCTACCCAAAGCATTGTCAGACCCCGTGAGCTAAGTGGAAACAAAATGAACAGTGTAGAGATGCCGAGCAAAATAGAACCACAGGTATTTCAAGCCGCTTCAAATGCCTTCATGGATGGAGCACCTTATGGTGATTGGAGAGACAGCTTCATTGAACGAGGTTATGCAATCTTGAAAGGTGCAATTCCAAAAGATAGAGCTCAATACTACGAGTCGCAAATTCATGACTGGATTAGATCATTCAGTTACACtaaaaatttgaatttgaacgATAGGTCGACTTGGCGAGAAAAGAATCTCCCTGCACATCTCCCTATAAACGTGTATGGCCTATATTGCTGTAGCCACGAGAAATTCATGTGGGATATTCGTCAAGAGGCTGGAATAATTGATgctttctccaaaatttgGGGAACGGATGAGTTGTTAGTATCATTTGATGGTTTCAGCTTCATACTACCTGAACGTCCAGATCTTCCACCACCAAAATCTTGGGCCCATGTGGATCAGTctcctttcaaaagagGACTTCAATGTGTGCAAGGGATTGCCAACTTGGGTGACGCATCTGATCCCAAAGATGCCTCTTTGGTGGTCTATAGTAATTCTCACAAGTACTTTGACGAGTTTTTTGACACACAGACAGAGAAAAATGGTTGGACCTCAGTCGATTACTATTCCTTGACGGAGTCTGAACGCGA
It encodes the following:
- a CDS encoding Hexose transporter with moderate affinity for glucose, yielding MNYEYKHISKLVPRHRVPFFISILLTTVLSPVTMGYDSLMMGNLNALPQYLDYFHIRDDAALLGWMSAAVWVGSILSCFLMQQLSDKLGRKKSIVISVIVGLVGVILQSAAKNIAMFSIGRVIIGFGTQLSVAAAPTLISELALPKHRGFLGGLAFTCFQVGALIASGVTYGTRNITTTWAWRIPSIIQCVPALFSIAALVFIPESPRWLISVGQFDKASEVISIAEGIDIDAGMKRVQEIQVVIEEEKARVSSSPWKEITKGVYNWKRLFIMLTQGLVTELAGSSVGTYYFSLLLNQAGVTDVSTVLQVGIIQSSWCLVIALIACFTLDIVGRKPQALFGTTGMIVSFFILGGLIKKYGNSDNVSGSYGAIACMFLFQGFYNLCWTPMNTLYPPEIWPFKLRSAGVTVFKFFNCGFGLFGTFILPIGMSNLGWKFYMLNAGYDIIFLPIIYFVWVETKGVSLETLDELIGCPVVLDEESLSSVELVQVDGRGKSDKQ